Genomic window (Arachis hypogaea cultivar Tifrunner chromosome 13, arahy.Tifrunner.gnm2.J5K5, whole genome shotgun sequence):
agaagagataaccatgcaaaacccaacatgcaattacctctagtccatccttgatcatcactcttcatcaatccgggctctccatccttggcttgctctccaagatagatttctggcccttgatgcttcatgatgataatggcttcatctgcttcaatctctgcctcttccatcacttcgccactctagctacttcctgtggtggttgagcagaatcaaagacaagtcatgcctccaagaatctcaccttgctggccgaatcttcttccttttttgagcatgaagagctcgagattacctcaccaaatgtaaccatatttggtgaaaatctcagccacagcatgcttttattttggtatgttttcttgccatcattgtgatggtcttgtagctTGCTCTTTCTTCACTTCGGTAGCTCCATGTAGCTTCCATGGCATCCATTGTTTTCTGTGTAATAACCGAAGAAGAGTAgcaaatagagagagaagagagaaatttgAAAAGCATTGAATTGGGAAAGAGAATGAGATTAAATGAAATGATTATTTCCTTGCTGAGTAGCGTGTAGCCATAAGTGCTACAATCAAATCAAGTGTCTtgttttctctctcatagttcccatgcaatAAATGACAATGTAATGAATTTTGGAATCCATCACATGGTGAAATGcttggatccgttggaagcaattttgctttcttttttctattgGTTTCGGATCATGCATGAGGAACTCTCATCACACATAAAATTGGGCTTAGTTGCAACAATCATTTAATTTGGCCCAattaataacatttgctttcctgatgaatatTTTTCGGATCATGCATTGAGCAAATAGGAAAGCATTCATTTTGGGCTTGTAGCAATAATAACTCAATCTGGCCCATGAAGCACAATAGACAATTCAGCCATATTAAACCAAAGCTGAATATAATTGGGCTTGCATCAAATTTTTGTTTTTGGCCCAATCAAAATCTGTATCACAAAAGTTATTAGTTAACATATGtgtaatgaaaatcaaattaataattttgtaattaattatttcaataatgtttgttcatcatcaaaattaaattagagttttccaaactcatcattaGTATTTGATCTAACAAAAAGAGAGATATCagattttttattatgaaaattaaatttatataaagtgATTGTCAAGGTCTTAAACCATGCTCtaggagcttgtttaagaccattgAGCTTACAAACAAGATTGTTGTTTTTGTGACAATATCCTTGAGGTTGCACCATGTAGATATCTTCATCAAGCTTTCCATTTAAGAAAGCATTGTCAAAATGGAACTATCTTAGAGGCCAACTTAGAGAAATAGCTATGGTGAAAATGACACGTACAGTGGTTGATTTGACACTAGGACTATAAATTTGTTCATAGATCACACCTTCAACTTGATGAAAGCATTTATCGACAAGCGAGCCTTGTAGCGAATAATATCTCCTTGTGCATTTCAACTAAGCTCCATGTTTTGCACTTCATTAGAGCTTTATATTCATTGTCCATGGCCTTTTCCCAATGAGGAAAGGGTGAATGCTTGCTCAATTTTCTTAGGTATATTGTGGACAAGATCTAAATTTTGTGTACaagagcttttgatattgagtttCCTAATTTAGATTGTGTTATCATGAGATGTTGATTCTGTGTTGGTAAAGGAGGTGAACAAATTTCAATTCTAGATATAGGAATTCATGGTGGAGTTGTTGAATTTAATAGAGAGATGTGATGCGTGCTGCTCAAGTCAACAGAAGTAGAGGAATGAGATGAAGTTGTGAAATCTGATGTATGATTCGTAGGCAAAGGAGTAGGCTCTGGACTTCTTAGTAGACAATGTGGAGGAGGTGAAGGATTTGATTGAATCTGAAAAGATGAAGATTCACAGGGAGCAGTGAAAATGGTAATAGAAGAATGACAAGAAAAAATTAGTTCATAAAAAATGACATGTCTGGCTAAATATATCTTACTATTCTTTGCTATACACTTATATCCCTTATGATTAGAATAATATAAGGAATATGCATTGCTCAGACTTATAATCAAACTTTACCTTATTATATAGCCTCAAGAACGGGTAGAAATCACATCCAAATACCTTGAAGAAATGGTAATCAGGAAATTGATTGAAAAGAACTTCAAAGGGACTTTTATTTTTAAGAACTTGTGTTGGTAACTTATTAATGATATAAACGGCACTTAAGAAAGAATCTTCCAGAACATCATTGGCAAGGAAACTGTTGCTAACAGAGAAAGACATATCTTTGTGAAATGGTGATACTTTCTCTCAACACTTCCTTGTTATGATGAGTGTATGGACATGATTGTTTGTGAAAAATACCTTCAGATGCAAGAAAAGAGGTGAAAGCTTTATATAGAAACTCCATGCCCTTATTAGTTTGAATTGACCTCAATTTAAAACATATTTGCTTTTCTATTGACGGTTGTCAATGGCCTAGAGAAGGGAGTTAAATCTAGGACTGCTTTTTAAACTTGCCACTAAAACTGATTTGAAATAGAGATTCTGTAGTTTCTGATAAATGATTATGCAGGAGACAATTTGATTTTATTTCACAACATCACAATAGAAAATAGAGTAGAGAAGAGAAGCTTGCACTatcatatatcctggttcagccacTTAGTAGAAGAATTGAAAGATGCTTTATTCATATTGTTACGAGCAAAAGAAGAATTAACAGAAAAAGGTCTATAAACTCTAAGATTGTCAAATGTATAAATGCCATGTCTAGTCTCGCCTTGTAGGAGAAGCTCCTTGGAGTCCTGATCACGGATTGCAACAAAGTCGGGccaaaattcaaagaaaacatgGTTATCAGCTACACATTTTGAAACACTCACTAGATTTTGAGGAATATGAAGTAAGTTATTCGATCTAAAAGTAATATGTGCATGATTATCATCATAAAGAATGGAAAACCTGAACTAACAATTGGGATACTTGTATCATTTCCCACAAAGAATTGATCTGTAATAGAATTGCTTGGGCTTGAAGTAAAAAGATTCGATGATCATGAGTAATGTGGTGCCTAACACCTGAATCAGGAAACCATAATTCCTCACTAACTGAAGATGGAGTAGAAATATATGCTTTAGGTTGGGGGAGGAAAAAGTTGTGAATTTCCAAAAGAAATCTAGAATTGTAGTGCTGTGTTCATCGAATTAGGTTAAAAAGAAGGATCAAAACGATAATAGCATTTCCATACCACATGTCTAGTTCTTCCATAGAGTTAACAAATAGTTCTGTTATTTTCATAGCCAAAACGGCCACCACGTCCATgcatgaatttaaaatttttagaagattgAGCAAGATAAGTAACAGCCATGCTTGTATCAGGTCTTTTTAATCGATTTAACATATCATCAAAGGCAATGAGAAAAGATTCAGCCTCAATGATCTTAATAGATCCCATCTTGGAAACATCATACTCCTCAGATAAGCCATGTATATGATCATCTTCATGAATTCATATCCCAAACAAAGAGAGAATCAACATAAGTGCGAATTGTAGCCAAATATTCCTTGACAATACCAGTTTCCTTGCAATATTTTTCAATAGTATTACATACTTCATGGAATGTATAATAGTGAATTACCTTATTTTTGAAAGTGGCAGTCATAGATGCCACAATCTATGTAGAAAGAGTGAGATTTTGCATACGCTATGTCTTGAAAGATTCTGATTCTTCATCAGTTGCATACACTAATAAAATTTAGTGCTATTTAGATGATTTTTCATCTCAAGACTTTAAATTGTGAGTAACGCTTGATACCTCCATGTGAAGGAATTATCCTCATTCAGTTTGTTCGCAATAGGTGAGAAAgattttttgtttaataaatcAGATATAGCAGAACTTTAGAAGGTTCAATGcatagaaaaaaacaaaaaggagTCTGAAAGAGTTGAGAGAGAATAAAAAAACTGAATTGCTATGTTATTATTGAATTCATCATTGTTACTTGCAAGCTAAGACAACCACACGTATATATAGCAGCAACTCTTAGCAAGAGAGCATATACAACTAAGATTATTTTTGACTAACTGACAGACTTTATACAAAGCAATCCAATCCAATGTACCTTTAAAAGTACTAACAAATCCAATATACAACTAagattatttaaaattcaataaaagtacttttatttttttaagaagtactaacaagcaatccaatcGGACACTTGGAAATCCATGATCTTCTACTGTCCACAGAATTATATTCCAGGTTGCCACATCTGACATCCCACTTAGAATCTGAATGTCTACCACCTTTCCATTTCGTAAGAATGCAAAGCGATGCTTCCTTTCTGCAGTGATTGTCTTTCAAGTGTATTTGGAAAGACCATATCTCTTCATTGATCCACTCTATTTCTCTCTCGGCATGTTTGATTTTGGTTTCTACTGCACGCTTTTTCTTCCTCATCTCCATTAACTCATCACATATAAACTATTTAAAGCAAAATTAAAGGAGACATGCGCGAAAATGTAAGCCATTGGGACTAGAAATGAAACGTTACACTGCATTACTTATATTTAAGCCgtttttttcttccctttctttctattttgtacttttataattaattgctAAATGCTTCcttatttttattatgatttttctttttttcttggaactaaataaaagaaacaaggaaaacaacaaaatcttattatttaatggTTCTTTTGGAAGAATTtaaaactaataaagaaaagaGTAGGTTTGgttaataaaaaatgttatgtACACActcaaaattagttactaaatcggttattatgtatttatgtatataaatacatatattgtttaacttatttttaatgtatattttatatttcaacgtATATTTTATATGAGTAGCTGATTTTTTGTATACACATTACATGattgaaataataatataatatatatactaaagacacgaattttgtttttaatacaTACATAACAAATACAACAACAAaagttaaatttttgtatttttcataaaatttcaattaccaatgttaatatatattcttataaCATGTTAACTAAAGTCCAAACAAAATGAAAAGCCAAAACATTTTGATTAAAAATGTTGAAAGCATTAAAATGAAAGTAGAAATAGAATAATATATGAAACAAGGAAATAGCAGGACTTAATGTAGGGTATGTGAAATTCTAACCTTGACTTGGTTTTTCAAACATTCTCTTAAGTCACATGTGATATCCTTTTCCACTTTTTTCAACTGTTGAAGTAGTGTGTCATAATTCTGATTGTAAGGATAGTAGCTGTAGCGATATGTCCATTGTATCTGAAATAACTAAAAAGGTTTGTAGAAACTATATAAATGTTTACATTATTATAAGTAGGGTTAAATCAGGCTGCCTCTTATGGAGTTAGACCTGTCCTGTTTTAGATTTGTTCtacttataaataaaaatttgtggAGGAATGCTAGAAGGTCATcacatatatttattatttttggctattATTTAGTCATCAATGATTAAagaaaaaaggacaaataggtcattGGCTTTTTGTCTCGCGGACATTTTTATCTCTCActatttgaaaatacttttaagtaTCTCATCTCCTTAAAAGTTGGACAGATTAGTCTCTCCATACAAATGCCTCTGTCAGACCCAACTTTTAAGGAAGGACTAATCTGTCCAACTTTAAGGAGGTGagagacttaaaagtattttcaaatggtCAGAGACAAAAATGTTTGCAGGACAAAAGGTTAGGGAcctatttgttattttttcatgATTAAAAGTATGAGATATCGTATATTGTTGAATTACTAAActaaagaaattaaactaaatgaATTGAGTTGATGACTAAATGATGAACAAagataataaattctgatgacttcttaacatttctcttttaaaaTAGTATATTAAACATCTAATTATTTATCTATCAAATCTCTTTAATAAGTATATCAAACCTTTTTATTTGtatctcatatttaatttttaattcaatataaattttttgtatgTTAACAAACTTATTAGCAGGTTTTAGGTCATTTCCGACaagttaaaatttttgaaaatcatggaCTCAAATATCTAAAATTTCTCTAACAAACCACTGTAAATTATATATGATGAGTTCTATGCAGATATGATTATAAACGTTATGCTGGATATGAAAATTGGATGAAACTTAAAAAGCGTACCTAAAATCAATGTcacactattttaataatttgacatcacttattaattttattataattttgtttttttgctttgtaaattaaaaagtgttgccaaataataaaaattgtgaCCTAAAATTTTGCTACACTTTTAAGTATCGTCAAAATTACCATCAATACCATCGTTATAATCATAGCCACCATGGACTGTACTCTCTATATATATTAGATAAAAGAATAGAAATATTTTAGTCTTAGATAAATTAAACTAACAAACTTACATGCAAAAGTTAATATGGTTATCATTAtggataaaaaaaagttaatttatgtagtttgaattttataaataaatatttatttgggcttaaataaacttttaaaataaccATTTATTTAAAATCCAAGGGATTGATGATGCCAATGTtactttatataaaataaaacaaaagctaTAAGAAGAGTTCTGAAATTACAATTTCTCTAAGTTCTGTCAAATGTGAAGTTGAAGTAGTAGTGTCTGATTCTCTCAGCTGCTGCTGGTTCACATTTATCTTCCTTAGGACTGAATTTTCTTGAGCCAAATTTTTGCTTGTGTGTAGCATCTTCAATGTCAACTAAAGTCATCACaattcacaaatatatatatCATTGACATTCTATCTTGTAGCAAGAAGATGATAAAATATCAAATGAGTTCTTTTAATTAGGAAGACATACAAGTTCTTTCCCTCTGCGTTTTATTTCAAATGACAGCAGATCTAGTGCTTGATACAGTTGAGTCAagatcttctttttctcttcaatACTTCCATTAATACTGTTCAAGTAATATGTTTTCAGATTATTCATCCTTTGAACCAACTTTTCCCTACCAAACTGCAAGAAGAAATTCCTAACAAGTTAAGGTTGTGTCATATCATATTATATTATTGCTTTTTCTGATATCATATATTCAGTGatggattttgaaaattttgatagtAGAAGACAAAACATATATCATATgccaataattaatattaacataATAGAAACAGATGAATAGTGAATACCATCATCATATATTATCcaaaaaatttctaaattttagTGGAGCCAGTTACCCACAAGTTCACACAAAGATCCGTCCCTTATCATAAACATTTGTTTCTCAACAAATAAATTTACTGAAAATAATAATCCAGTACAATAATTTTGGCTATAAACAATAATATTATGCAACATATCTTAGATTGTGTTTGGTTTTAAGGACAGGACACTGAGAACAGGACAAATGGATAAAGACACAAAGATTaatacttttatattttatttggtgataaactgAATATAAGatagaacaaataataaaaattctaatttaccTTCATTTTATCTCTCacacaaaatttagaataaaaaaatagaataataaaacatataataaaaaattgataggaataatgaaagaaaaaattaaaaaataaattatgtttccATCAAGTGTTTCTGTGTTCTTTTTTATAGGAATGAcaaaaaatacactaattcagtgtttcAGGACAATGTATTGTCCATGTTTAACCTGCCGAATACAATTTTGTATCTCTGCCGCTTGGATAAcacttttttaatatttaattataatttcaaaCAGCATATTATTTATAGTAAAGAGGAATGCTAGGACGAGCAGATTTTGTAAGTTGTaatcatcaattagccatcaatagtgtatttaatggtgtgagatttcatctaatagtGGAGAatcactcatttttcttttgttggcTAAGTGCtggctaaattttaataaatctgCTAGCCCCTAAACTTTC
Coding sequences:
- the LOC112737819 gene encoding uncharacterized protein isoform X1, whose product is MDREEENKFDQEHAYKQAMTFCVVKIWPKDSDMDSNVIQVLRLFERKDEHIFRISEKIRDKVFGREKLVQRMNNLKTYYLNSINGSIEEKKKILTQLYQALDLLSFEIKRRGKELLTLKMLHTSKNLAQENSVLRKINVNQQQLRESDTTTSTSHLTELREILFQIQWTYRYSYYPYNQNYDTLLQQLKKVEKDITCDLRECLKNQVKFICDELMEMRKKKRAVETKIKHAEREIEWINEEIWSFQIHLKDNHCRKEASLCILTKWKGGRHSDSKWDVRCGNLEYNSVDSRRSWISKCPIGLLVSTS
- the LOC112737819 gene encoding uncharacterized protein isoform X2, coding for MDREEENKFDQEHAYKQAMTFCVVKIWPKDSDMDSNVIQVLRLFERKDEHIFRISEKIRDKVFGREKLVQRMNNLKTYYLNSINGSIEEKKKILTQLYQALDLLSFEIKRRGKELLTLKMLHTSKNLAQENSVLRKINVNQQQLRESDTTTSTSHLTELREIIQWTYRYSYYPYNQNYDTLLQQLKKVEKDITCDLRECLKNQVKFICDELMEMRKKKRAVETKIKHAEREIEWINEEIWSFQIHLKDNHCRKEASLCILTKWKGGRHSDSKWDVRCGNLEYNSVDSRRSWISKCPIGLLVSTS